The following coding sequences lie in one Deltaproteobacteria bacterium genomic window:
- a CDS encoding DNA starvation/stationary phase protection protein, producing MNIDIGIDAAKRETIANGLARVLADTYTLYLKTHNFHWNVTGPMFQTLHLMFETHYNELALAVDLVAERIRALGLPAPGTYAQFAKLSAIQEDDGVPKAQDMIRRLVDGHETVARTAREIFQTAADANDQPTCDLLTQRMQVHEKTAWMLRSLLE from the coding sequence ATGAACATCGACATCGGCATCGACGCGGCCAAGCGCGAGACCATCGCCAACGGCCTCGCGCGCGTGTTGGCGGACACGTACACGCTCTACCTCAAGACCCACAACTTCCACTGGAACGTCACCGGCCCGATGTTCCAGACCCTGCATCTGATGTTCGAGACCCACTACAACGAGCTCGCGCTCGCGGTGGACCTCGTGGCGGAGCGCATCCGTGCGCTCGGACTGCCGGCGCCCGGCACCTACGCGCAGTTCGCCAAGCTGTCGGCGATCCAGGAGGACGACGGCGTGCCCAAGGCGCAGGACATGATTCGTCGCCTGGTCGACGGTCACGAGACCGTGGCTCGCACCGCCCGCGAGATCTTCCAGACCGCGGCCGACGCCAACGACCAGCCCACCTGCGATCTGCTCACGCAGCGCATGCAGGTGCACGAGAAGACCGCGTGGATGCTGCGGAGCCTGCTCGAGTAG
- the cydB gene encoding cytochrome d ubiquinol oxidase subunit II, whose amino-acid sequence MDLAWVWFALVGVLLMGYAILDGFDFGVGILHVFLRDEQERRLALNSIGPLWDGNEVWLVTFGGALFGAFPEAYATLFSGFYLPVMVILFALIGRAISLEFRSKVDRRGWRRWWDASFFASSATVTFVGGVLLGNVVQGVPIGADREFVGTLGDLVRPFPLLVGVLALATAAMHGSIYLHLKTEGALQRRTVGWMWRSFVAFLAAWLAVSLSAVLGIPHATAGLSRWPVAWILVVLHVLAIANIPRAIHRGRAGSAFVSSCCTIAALTGLVAVALAPNLVHSSIDAAHSLEIHRAAASEGTLGRMLVIAVVGMPLVATYTVIVYWVFRGKVKLDEHSY is encoded by the coding sequence ATGGATCTCGCGTGGGTGTGGTTCGCGCTCGTCGGCGTGCTGCTGATGGGCTACGCGATCCTCGACGGCTTCGACTTCGGGGTCGGCATCCTGCACGTGTTCTTGCGCGACGAGCAAGAGCGCCGGCTCGCGCTCAACAGCATCGGGCCGCTGTGGGACGGCAACGAGGTGTGGCTGGTGACCTTCGGCGGCGCGCTGTTCGGGGCCTTCCCCGAGGCCTACGCGACGCTGTTCTCCGGCTTCTACCTGCCGGTGATGGTGATCCTGTTCGCGTTGATCGGTCGCGCGATCTCGCTGGAGTTCCGCAGCAAGGTCGATCGTCGAGGATGGCGCCGCTGGTGGGACGCGTCGTTCTTCGCATCGAGCGCGACGGTGACATTCGTCGGTGGCGTGCTGCTCGGCAACGTGGTGCAGGGGGTACCGATCGGCGCCGATCGAGAGTTCGTCGGTACACTCGGCGATCTCGTGCGGCCGTTCCCGCTGCTGGTCGGCGTGCTCGCGCTCGCGACCGCGGCGATGCACGGCAGCATCTACCTGCACCTGAAGACCGAGGGCGCACTGCAGCGCCGCACCGTGGGTTGGATGTGGCGCAGCTTCGTCGCGTTCCTGGCCGCATGGCTGGCGGTGTCGCTCAGCGCGGTGCTGGGGATCCCCCACGCGACCGCAGGGCTCTCGCGCTGGCCGGTCGCGTGGATCCTCGTGGTCCTGCACGTGCTCGCAATCGCCAACATTCCCCGCGCAATCCACCGGGGCCGCGCCGGCTCGGCGTTCGTGTCGTCGTGCTGCACGATCGCGGCGCTGACGGGCCTCGTCGCGGTGGCGTTGGCGCCGAACCTCGTGCACTCGAGCATCGATGCGGCCCATAGCCTCGAGATCCACCGCGCGGCCGCCTCCGAAGGCACGCTCGGGCGCATGCTCGTCATCGCGGTGGTCGGCATGCCACTGGTCGCGACCTACACGGTCATCGTCTATTGGGTGTTCCGCGGCAAGGTGAAGCTCGACGAGCACAGCTATTGA